One Bosea sp. 124 genomic window, GACGGGCGAAGAGATCACCGAAAGCCAGACGACGCCCTCCTTCGCCATGTCCTTCTGCAGGGTCTGCATGGTCGCGCTGTTGTAGTGCTTCCGGACATAGGGGCAGTCGTGGTTGGTCCATTCGAGGATCACCGTCTTGCCCGCGAATTCCGAGAGCTTGCGAGGCTTGCCCTCGGCATCGAGGGCCTCGAAGGCCGGTGCGGGCGCGCCGACCTTGGCCGTGGCCTGCGCCAGAGCCGATCCGGCGGCGAGCGAGAGGCCTGCAATGGCGAGGCCGGCGATGAAAGTCTGGCGGGTCAGGTGGGCTTTCACGTCTGTCTCCTGTCTTCGGGGTGAACGAAAGCGTCTCAGCGGGCGGCGGTCTTCATCTCCTTGCCGGCGGCACGCCTGGCGGCGGTGACGATCATGTCCGGCGTCAGCAGTTGCGGCAGGATTTCGGGCTGAGTGCCCTTGCTGCCGGGATAGAACAGATAGAGCGGCACGCCGGCACGACCCTGCTCGGCCAGCGCGAAGGCGATCTGGCTGTTGCGGTTGGTCCAGTCGGCCTTGAGGTAGACGACCTTCAGCTCCGCGAAGGCGTCCTTGACCTCCTGACGCGACAGCGCGACGCGCTCATTGGCCAGACAGGTGATGCACCAGGCGGCGGTGAAGTTGACGAAGACCGGGCGCCCTTCCGCCTGCAGCGCCGTGACACGCTCGGGCGTCCAGGCCTGGATGTCACCGGCACGCGCCTGGGTCGTCGCCTCCGGAACCGCGTTCTGGACGACGAACCAGCCGGCCGCGAAGGCGATGAGGACGGCGAAGCCTGAAGAGAGGACCCGGCCGAGACCCGCGCCGCGCGTCACGCCGACCAGCCAGACGATGAAGCCAGCCGCCAGCACGGCGACGAGCGCGGCCAGCACGCCGCCCGGCCCAGCCTGCACCGAGGCAACCCAGATCAGCCAGATCGCGGTCGCAAACATCGGAAAGGCGAAGGCCTGCTTCAGGATCAGCATCCAGCGGCCCGGCTTCGGCAGCAGCCGCAGCAGGCCGGGCGCGAAGGACAATGCCACGACCGGCAGCGCGAAGCCGAGCGCGAGCGCCATGAAGACGGCCAATCCGAGCACCGGGGGCTGCGTCACCGCGTAGCCGACGGCAGCGCCCATGAAGGGGGCCGTGCAGGGCGTCGCCACGACGACGGCCAATGCCCCGGTCATGAAGGCACCCAGCCGCCCGCCCCGGCTCGCGAGACCGTGGCCGACGCCGACGGCAGAGGTGCCGATCTCGAAGGCGCCGAGCAGGTTGAGGCCGATCAGCGTCATCACCACCGCAAGCGCGATGACCAGCGGCGGCGACTGCAACTGGAAGCCCCAGCCGACGCTGGAGCCGAGCGCGCCCAGGATGATGACCATGCCGGCCAGCACCATGAAGGTGACGACCACGCCGGCAAGAAAGAG contains:
- a CDS encoding protein-disulfide reductase DsbD domain-containing protein, whose amino-acid sequence is MASTSTRHCWRQVVLALALLAPGLAMAAESAAVSTPRVTATLLSSRDAVAPGERFHVALVQKIAPGWHTYWRNPGDSGEPTRIDWTLSQGAAGEIQWPAPKAIPVEPLVNFGFEGTLLLPVEIAVPQNVKPGERLTLKANATWLVCEKICIPEEGAFQLDLPVASSGLVDEAAQSRIEAARAALPAQAGSKGRLAAEGEGLALTLPGLSGAATDLRFFPHSDTLIDHAAKQDAAPASVGTVLRLARSSAFKIEGTEVAGVLTFAEGGVARALTLVAEVDPALAGTAADATAATRPAVVRIPLPVEGADLTLWAALLFAFTGGLILNLMPCVLPVLFIKALGFAQLARASRTEVREQGLLFLAGVVVTFMVLAGMVIILGALGSSVGWGFQLQSPPLVIALAVVMTLIGLNLLGAFEIGTSAVGVGHGLASRGGRLGAFMTGALAVVVATPCTAPFMGAAVGYAVTQPPVLGLAVFMALALGFALPVVALSFAPGLLRLLPKPGRWMLILKQAFAFPMFATAIWLIWVASVQAGPGGVLAALVAVLAAGFIVWLVGVTRGAGLGRVLSSGFAVLIAFAAGWFVVQNAVPEATTQARAGDIQAWTPERVTALQAEGRPVFVNFTAAWCITCLANERVALSRQEVKDAFAELKVVYLKADWTNRNSQIAFALAEQGRAGVPLYLFYPGSKGTQPEILPQLLTPDMIVTAARRAAGKEMKTAAR